Proteins encoded within one genomic window of Halocatena marina:
- a CDS encoding four-carbon acid sugar kinase family protein, translated as MTRYSSLVVADDLTGANDTGQQFATAGLDTVVIPSHSTRRPDADVLVVDTDTRTSDPQSATAAVRDTVSTVLATQTYKKVDSTLRGNISAEIDAALSAVPSSLALVAPAFPAMGRITVGGYHLVDGIPVSEAPAVQERENPPTESTLTALFAESEYPTAHVSIETVASGSTAVATRLREIQQVQNAVVSFDAATDIHLHTIVDAGRRLEETPLYVGSAGLGAAFGQRVSAPTSTTTSSDVTETVNADRVLGVVGSTNQRTFDQLRRVPDEFIVTLDIERAIDDPTGAGTVLASAARDRLHSDGIAVITSAVSNADVTAALDHGKTHEIGSESVRNTILTALITAVSSLWTEHPPDAVFASGGTVAGAVFETLEIDAIELGTESVEQTVPLTTATARDGRRIALATKAGGFGSDDAIVNCLTALGAKMTALKESGTDTNDSNDDDNG; from the coding sequence ATGACTCGATACTCGTCTCTCGTTGTCGCCGACGATTTGACGGGAGCAAACGACACCGGTCAGCAGTTCGCCACAGCTGGTCTCGACACGGTCGTCATTCCATCGCATTCGACGCGACGACCCGACGCGGATGTACTCGTTGTGGACACAGACACTCGCACGAGTGATCCTCAGTCTGCCACAGCGGCAGTTCGGGACACGGTTTCTACGGTGTTGGCCACTCAAACGTACAAGAAGGTCGATTCGACGCTCCGAGGAAATATATCCGCAGAGATCGATGCAGCGCTCTCGGCAGTACCGTCATCTCTTGCTCTTGTCGCGCCCGCGTTTCCGGCTATGGGACGAATCACGGTTGGAGGGTACCACCTTGTTGACGGCATCCCGGTGTCCGAAGCTCCAGCGGTACAGGAGCGCGAAAACCCACCGACAGAGTCCACACTGACCGCCCTGTTCGCCGAATCTGAGTATCCCACTGCTCACGTGTCAATCGAGACTGTCGCCAGTGGTTCGACGGCCGTCGCGACACGCTTGCGTGAGATCCAGCAGGTACAGAATGCTGTTGTTAGCTTCGACGCAGCGACCGATATTCACCTTCACACCATCGTGGACGCCGGGCGTCGGCTCGAAGAGACACCGCTCTACGTTGGTAGTGCTGGTCTCGGGGCAGCATTTGGACAGCGTGTTTCAGCGCCCACGTCCACGACAACCTCCTCTGACGTGACCGAAACAGTCAACGCCGATCGCGTTCTCGGAGTCGTTGGAAGTACAAATCAGCGAACATTCGATCAACTACGCCGTGTCCCCGACGAATTCATCGTGACATTGGACATCGAACGAGCGATCGACGATCCGACGGGTGCAGGCACTGTTCTCGCAAGCGCTGCCCGCGACCGACTACACAGCGATGGAATCGCTGTCATCACGTCGGCAGTGTCGAACGCAGACGTGACCGCTGCCCTCGACCACGGGAAAACGCACGAAATCGGGAGTGAAAGCGTACGAAACACCATCTTGACGGCGCTGATAACTGCGGTATCGTCACTGTGGACCGAACACCCACCGGACGCCGTCTTCGCATCTGGCGGAACCGTGGCAGGAGCGGTCTTCGAAACGCTCGAGATCGATGCCATCGAACTGGGCACAGAGTCTGTCGAGCAGACGGTACCACTCACAACAGCAACAGCACGGGACGGTCGTCGGATAGCTCTCGCTACGAAGGCAGGTGGTTTCGGAAGCGATGACGCCATCGTGAACTGTCTGACCGCTCTTGGCGCAAAAATGACGGCTCTCAAGGAAAGCGGTACCGATACCAATGACAGTAATGATGATGACAACGGGTGA
- the pdxA gene encoding 4-hydroxythreonine-4-phosphate dehydrogenase PdxA, with protein MASEQPLIGITMGDPAGIGSEVIVRAYPQIHSFANVIVIGDETVLRDALCVCESNLTIDSVDSVDSASFEADTISVLDLGRIDTFEYGRVEAEYGRASLAYIRRAIALATAGDIDAITTAPINKQATNRAGSEHAGHTGLLAEATSTERYSMMLIEDTLRVSHVSTHVPLSEAVERVTTENVYKTIEITNEALLGLGIETPKIAVAGLNPHASDGGLIGHRDLEEIEPAVEQARENGIRAFGPESPDTVYVSASQGAYDCVVSMYHDQGHIPIKMLGFQSEGGISGVNLTIGLPIVRTSVDHGTAFDIAGEGIASEQSMIDAVRTAVKLAQN; from the coding sequence ATGGCTTCCGAGCAACCACTCATTGGAATCACGATGGGTGATCCCGCCGGGATCGGTAGTGAGGTGATCGTCAGGGCGTATCCACAGATACACTCGTTTGCAAACGTGATCGTCATCGGCGATGAGACCGTTCTGAGAGACGCACTTTGTGTTTGTGAAAGTAATCTCACAATCGACTCCGTCGATAGCGTTGATTCGGCCTCGTTCGAAGCCGATACGATTTCGGTCCTTGATCTTGGTCGTATTGACACGTTCGAGTACGGACGCGTCGAAGCGGAGTACGGTCGGGCGAGTCTCGCGTACATTCGCCGTGCCATTGCCCTTGCGACAGCAGGCGACATCGACGCCATCACGACGGCCCCGATCAACAAGCAGGCGACGAATCGGGCTGGCAGCGAACACGCAGGTCACACTGGGCTTCTCGCCGAGGCCACAAGCACCGAACGCTATTCGATGATGCTCATTGAGGACACTCTCCGCGTCAGTCACGTCAGCACCCACGTCCCGCTCTCTGAAGCCGTCGAACGAGTGACGACCGAGAACGTCTATAAGACAATCGAGATCACCAATGAGGCACTCCTCGGACTCGGCATCGAAACACCCAAAATCGCTGTTGCGGGACTCAACCCGCATGCGAGTGATGGCGGCCTGATTGGACATCGTGACCTCGAAGAGATCGAACCAGCCGTCGAACAGGCTCGCGAGAATGGGATTCGAGCCTTCGGACCAGAATCACCGGACACGGTGTACGTGAGCGCGAGTCAGGGCGCGTACGACTGTGTCGTTTCGATGTATCACGATCAAGGGCACATCCCCATCAAAATGCTCGGATTCCAGAGCGAAGGTGGGATCAGCGGCGTCAATCTCACCATCGGCCTCCCCATTGTTCGGACGAGTGTAGACCATGGCACAGCGTTCGATATTGCAGGTGAGGGTATTGCATCCGAACAGAGCATGATCGACGCTGTTCGAACTGCTGTGAAGCTAGCACAAAATTGA
- the tenA gene encoding thiaminase II, which translates to MTFTDEIRAEADEIWEAILDHPMVRELGEGTLEEAPFRYWVRQDYVYLIEYSRLFAIGASKAPTINQMQTFADLLDSTITVEMDLHRSYAEEFGISEAELEATDPSPTTRAYTDFLVRTAALGTFGDIVAALLPCMWGFNETGKRLAVRGTPTDDRYAEWVDMYSGEEFTELTDWCKGLMDDVAAGASERDRERYQELFVTSARYEYRFWDAAWREEEWGV; encoded by the coding sequence ATGACGTTCACGGACGAAATTCGAGCGGAAGCAGACGAGATCTGGGAAGCAATCCTCGACCATCCGATGGTCCGCGAACTCGGTGAGGGGACACTCGAGGAAGCGCCGTTTCGGTACTGGGTTCGGCAGGATTACGTGTACTTGATCGAATACAGTCGGCTGTTCGCCATTGGGGCTTCGAAAGCACCCACCATCAACCAGATGCAGACGTTCGCCGATCTTCTTGACTCGACAATCACCGTCGAAATGGATCTGCATCGCTCCTACGCCGAAGAGTTCGGGATCAGCGAGGCCGAACTGGAAGCGACGGATCCGTCGCCGACGACGCGTGCGTACACGGATTTTCTCGTGCGCACAGCAGCACTCGGCACGTTCGGTGATATCGTAGCCGCGCTTCTCCCCTGTATGTGGGGGTTCAACGAAACGGGAAAACGCCTCGCTGTGCGGGGGACACCGACTGACGATCGATACGCCGAATGGGTCGATATGTACTCGGGTGAGGAGTTCACAGAACTCACCGATTGGTGTAAGGGATTGATGGACGACGTGGCCGCCGGCGCGTCCGAACGCGATCGTGAGCGCTATCAGGAGCTGTTCGTCACGTCAGCGCGCTATGAGTATCGATTCTGGGACGCCGCGTGGCGAGAAGAAGAATGGGGAGTGTAA
- a CDS encoding cation:proton antiporter: MIQPVVIEPLDERALLILFAQLFLLLMTARGLGELARRVELPAVVGELLAGIVLGPSVFGALNPDLFTTIFPQLAGSYHLIEVVSWFGLLMLLIVTGFETDLELIASRARPAALVSAAGIVVPFITGFGLGYVLPSEFLVDEGQRFVFSLFIATAMSISAIPVIAKVLIDMDAIHRDIGQITIAAGMIDDTIGWILLSIVAALAKVGGDASGSAVLGTAGETILLLIVFLGLAFTLGRRLADPIIRWADTAIGGEGGKITILMVLALGVGTITQYIGVEAVLGAFVVGLLIGQVNRFDQATRHVFETMTLSVFAPIFFATAGLRVDLTTLADPALFGAGMIVLGVATFGKFTGAFIGARAAGLSRWEGIAMGAGMNARGAIEIIVATIGLSIGVLTIQMYSIIVMVAIVTSLTAPPLLRVTLGKTELSDAEAERLDQRTSDEQSFLGTINRVLLPTQCSADSLVAAQILGHITRHRDIDITCMYVDQSRSEHTERSGSSVVQRVKNLVQDVVNSNLQRKDNHEDRTQSPGLSANQCLEQVEASLALSDRPNGRVRTTTRRADTSVSDTVLTEAKNRYNLLVLGMSDSPRAISRPLLGTEIDRILQVTPCPVLTVSSNGASNEGSVEALSIRRILLPTVGTQYSRHAAEVAFTIATAQNAIVEVMHVVSRPHAEETLIVPDVSEAIELGEAIVDREAELGRQMGAEVLTHVSVGDRPEHDILTRATNKEIDLIVMGSEIRPTSRRAFLGHRVEHIIENASCPVAVVSSV, from the coding sequence ATGATCCAGCCAGTCGTTATCGAACCGCTGGACGAGCGTGCATTACTCATTCTGTTCGCTCAGCTGTTCTTGCTCTTGATGACTGCCCGCGGTCTCGGCGAACTCGCGCGGCGAGTGGAACTTCCGGCCGTCGTCGGTGAACTGCTCGCTGGAATCGTCCTCGGTCCGTCGGTCTTTGGAGCACTCAATCCTGACCTGTTTACGACGATCTTTCCGCAACTCGCTGGGTCCTATCACCTAATCGAAGTCGTCTCCTGGTTTGGCCTCCTCATGTTGTTGATCGTCACTGGGTTCGAGACTGATCTCGAACTCATCGCAAGCCGAGCACGACCAGCTGCACTCGTTTCTGCTGCTGGGATTGTGGTTCCATTTATTACGGGCTTTGGATTGGGATACGTGCTCCCGTCCGAATTTCTTGTCGACGAAGGCCAGCGTTTCGTATTCAGCTTATTCATCGCAACGGCAATGAGTATCTCTGCGATCCCGGTTATTGCGAAAGTGTTGATCGACATGGACGCGATCCACCGTGATATCGGACAGATAACGATCGCAGCGGGAATGATCGACGACACCATCGGATGGATTCTTCTCTCGATCGTCGCAGCACTCGCCAAGGTGGGCGGTGATGCAAGTGGTAGTGCGGTGTTGGGGACGGCAGGAGAAACGATTCTCCTACTGATCGTGTTTTTGGGACTTGCATTCACGCTCGGTCGCCGTCTAGCGGACCCAATTATTCGATGGGCGGATACGGCTATCGGTGGTGAGGGTGGAAAGATCACGATACTAATGGTGCTGGCGCTCGGCGTCGGAACGATCACACAGTACATCGGCGTCGAAGCGGTGTTGGGTGCGTTCGTTGTCGGCTTGCTCATCGGGCAGGTCAACCGCTTCGATCAGGCAACGCGACACGTGTTCGAAACGATGACGCTCAGCGTTTTCGCGCCGATCTTCTTTGCCACGGCTGGTCTACGCGTTGATCTCACCACGCTGGCTGATCCCGCTCTCTTTGGCGCAGGAATGATCGTTCTCGGAGTTGCGACGTTTGGAAAATTCACTGGTGCATTCATTGGCGCAAGAGCTGCTGGACTTTCCCGGTGGGAGGGAATCGCGATGGGTGCAGGGATGAACGCCCGCGGAGCAATCGAGATCATCGTTGCGACGATCGGTTTGAGTATTGGTGTGCTCACCATTCAGATGTACTCGATTATTGTTATGGTCGCGATCGTCACCTCACTAACAGCCCCTCCGTTACTACGGGTAACGCTCGGCAAAACAGAGCTTTCGGATGCGGAAGCCGAACGGCTCGACCAGCGAACATCTGATGAACAGAGCTTCCTCGGCACGATCAACCGTGTGCTACTCCCGACGCAGTGCAGTGCCGATTCACTGGTCGCCGCACAGATTCTTGGACACATTACCCGGCATCGGGACATCGATATCACGTGCATGTACGTCGATCAGAGCCGAAGTGAACACACAGAGCGGAGTGGGTCTTCGGTCGTACAGCGAGTGAAGAATCTGGTCCAAGACGTGGTCAACAGCAATCTCCAGCGAAAGGACAATCACGAAGATCGGACCCAGTCTCCCGGTCTTTCCGCAAACCAGTGCTTAGAACAGGTTGAGGCGTCTCTCGCGCTCTCTGATCGACCGAATGGGAGGGTTCGGACAACTACTCGGAGAGCCGACACGAGCGTGAGCGACACAGTGCTTACAGAGGCAAAGAACCGGTACAATCTGTTGGTTCTCGGTATGAGCGATTCACCGCGAGCGATCAGTCGGCCACTGTTGGGGACAGAGATCGATCGCATCCTTCAGGTGACGCCATGCCCTGTCCTGACCGTCAGTTCAAACGGTGCGTCGAACGAGGGATCGGTCGAAGCGCTGTCGATTCGTCGCATCCTGCTTCCGACTGTCGGCACACAGTACAGCCGACACGCTGCTGAGGTGGCGTTTACGATCGCAACCGCTCAGAACGCAATCGTTGAGGTCATGCACGTGGTCAGCCGTCCTCACGCAGAGGAAACCTTGATTGTGCCGGACGTCTCTGAAGCGATTGAACTCGGTGAGGCGATCGTCGATCGAGAAGCCGAACTCGGACGGCAGATGGGGGCCGAAGTGCTGACACACGTCTCTGTCGGTGATCGACCCGAACACGATATTCTCACCAGAGCCACCAACAAAGAGATCGATCTAATAGTCATGGGCAGCGAAATACGACCGACATCCCGTCGGGCATTTCTCGGGCATCGAGTAGAACATATCATCGAGAACGCCTCATGTCCTGTCGCGGTGGTGAGTTCGGTGTGA
- a CDS encoding metal-dependent hydrolase yields MSRNPSRRGKRQIEDGTSVALIETPMWPWGHLAVGYLLYTLFSRVSIGRSPTASTTLAVAVGTQFPDLIDKPLAWTFGILASGRSFAHSLLIASSVIVLIFLVSRRQKRISLAIAFGIGYLSHLVADAVLPLARGEYQFIAFLGWPITRPPLDSEEMSFISQFMSMEFTPFFILQLVLGGVAAVVWWCDDAPGLQRLRRWTIHRGQRTE; encoded by the coding sequence TTGAGTAGAAATCCGAGTCGGAGAGGGAAGCGACAGATCGAAGACGGTACCTCGGTAGCCCTGATAGAGACACCCATGTGGCCTTGGGGACACCTCGCTGTTGGCTATCTGTTGTATACGCTCTTTTCGCGTGTGAGCATCGGACGATCACCGACAGCGTCTACGACGCTCGCTGTCGCGGTTGGCACACAGTTTCCAGATCTCATCGATAAACCACTGGCGTGGACGTTCGGTATCCTCGCTTCTGGACGCTCATTCGCACATTCGCTGTTGATCGCGTCGTCCGTTATCGTGCTCATATTCCTCGTTTCGAGGCGACAAAAGCGCATCTCCCTTGCTATCGCCTTTGGCATCGGCTACCTCTCACATCTCGTTGCCGACGCAGTCTTGCCACTCGCGCGGGGCGAGTACCAGTTTATCGCGTTTCTTGGCTGGCCGATTACCCGACCACCACTCGATAGTGAGGAGATGAGCTTCATCAGCCAGTTTATGTCGATGGAGTTCACACCGTTTTTCATCCTCCAACTTGTGCTCGGCGGCGTTGCAGCTGTCGTCTGGTGGTGTGACGACGCACCCGGTCTGCAACGGCTCCGTCGATGGACCATTCACAGGGGCCAGCGGACAGAATAG
- a CDS encoding glycosyltransferase family 39 protein yields MLRRLTAPIVRAKRQVVNDLRSDPYLAYILLLATALCSFWIWHRVPNFATRDERWRIVDIMEAIGFSIQDPSVDSLRDGIIFWRSYGATFYLYGIVLLPLLCYLALTGGLEQLTDLSEAWTIGHWTYWQILPSWVWSVAIVSARLVNVTLAVGCVYLVYRIGTMLRDRATGRLAATTLALTWGLVVLAHEAGEDVPALFFLLLTFIYALAYVETGSSRRFLGGCLFGGIAIAFKLTAGVGVVLLAGAYLLRARRHGTTPMEALFRPTMLVSGAAIGIVTVYIGFPSAVSGGVDVLFDRVARGTTAKGSSHGWLRRPSWWWLLRGYLNGLGFPLFVGSLAAVVAAFDRLRHRQRSIESDGIVLSLLVVGATLLVFSQWAYIRTHHLLLTVPFLLVLLAVALQHTAVQRPRLARVATAVLLVTSAFYTGLGTVGYATQPRDQAAKWLTDHATENATVETYATDPQDAAVPYAMTTHRPNLPTNDEYEHMLAEWVLDMPERCPTYIQLNYQTSFMYLAPDNHSERASDHSNPQVRAYYHNLLAENTYPYEVVARFGREPRFLRTAEARPVYWELLRAGIYPRTNQYGDPQDFGVDQYTVILERTEASCVG; encoded by the coding sequence ATGCTTCGACGACTCACCGCCCCTATTGTCCGCGCCAAGCGACAGGTTGTCAACGATCTCCGTAGCGATCCGTACTTGGCTTATATTCTCCTCCTTGCAACAGCACTCTGTAGCTTCTGGATCTGGCACCGCGTACCGAACTTCGCAACGCGCGATGAGCGTTGGCGGATCGTTGATATCATGGAAGCGATCGGCTTCTCCATCCAAGATCCGAGTGTCGACTCGCTCCGTGACGGCATCATTTTCTGGCGCTCGTACGGCGCGACGTTCTACCTGTATGGGATCGTCCTGCTCCCGCTACTGTGTTATCTCGCGCTTACTGGAGGATTGGAACAGCTCACGGATCTCTCGGAGGCGTGGACGATCGGCCATTGGACGTACTGGCAGATACTACCATCGTGGGTGTGGTCCGTAGCAATTGTCTCTGCCCGGTTGGTTAACGTCACGCTCGCGGTCGGGTGTGTTTATCTCGTCTACCGGATTGGGACGATGCTCCGCGATCGGGCGACCGGACGGCTCGCTGCAACCACACTTGCGCTTACGTGGGGGTTAGTGGTTCTCGCCCACGAAGCTGGTGAAGATGTCCCCGCGCTGTTTTTCTTATTGCTCACGTTCATCTACGCGCTCGCGTACGTGGAGACCGGGTCATCGCGGCGGTTTCTTGGAGGCTGTCTGTTTGGTGGAATCGCTATTGCCTTTAAGCTCACAGCGGGTGTTGGGGTTGTCCTGTTGGCCGGGGCGTACTTGTTACGGGCGCGCCGTCACGGGACTACACCGATGGAAGCACTCTTCCGACCGACAATGCTCGTGAGCGGTGCAGCTATCGGGATCGTCACTGTTTACATCGGGTTTCCAAGCGCAGTGAGTGGCGGCGTCGACGTGCTCTTCGACCGAGTGGCTCGCGGCACGACAGCAAAAGGCTCCTCACACGGATGGCTCCGCCGGCCGTCGTGGTGGTGGCTGCTTCGTGGCTATCTCAACGGTCTCGGGTTTCCATTGTTTGTCGGGAGTCTCGCTGCTGTTGTAGCCGCTTTTGATCGCCTCCGACATCGACAGCGCTCGATCGAAAGTGATGGAATTGTCCTTTCGCTGCTCGTGGTTGGAGCCACCCTGTTAGTATTTTCTCAGTGGGCGTATATCCGTACGCATCACTTGCTGTTGACGGTCCCCTTCCTCCTCGTGTTGCTCGCGGTCGCGTTACAACACACAGCGGTTCAGCGACCAAGACTGGCGCGAGTGGCCACCGCCGTTCTCCTCGTGACGAGCGCGTTCTACACCGGACTCGGTACTGTCGGCTACGCGACGCAACCGCGCGATCAAGCGGCCAAGTGGCTCACTGATCACGCAACGGAAAACGCGACTGTCGAGACGTACGCGACCGATCCTCAAGACGCCGCAGTCCCATACGCGATGACGACACATCGGCCGAATCTCCCAACTAATGATGAATACGAACACATGCTTGCGGAGTGGGTACTCGACATGCCCGAGCGGTGCCCGACGTACATCCAGCTCAATTACCAAACGTCGTTCATGTATCTTGCGCCGGACAATCATAGCGAACGGGCAAGCGATCACTCGAACCCACAAGTGCGTGCGTACTATCACAATCTCCTCGCGGAGAACACGTATCCGTACGAGGTGGTAGCACGGTTCGGGCGAGAACCGCGGTTTCTGCGGACAGCCGAGGCACGACCGGTGTATTGGGAACTCCTCCGAGCTGGGATCTACCCACGTACTAACCAGTACGGTGATCCACAAGACTTCGGCGTCGATCAGTACACAGTGATTCTTGAACGCACCGAAGCGAGCTGCGTCGGGTGA
- a CDS encoding DUF4177 domain-containing protein — MATDRSSQWEYKTVRPPTEATQKEAADPTKQLNELGKAGWELAGTIDYTGGGTKYLVFKRPQSME; from the coding sequence ATGGCGACTGATCGGTCGAGCCAATGGGAGTACAAAACAGTTCGCCCGCCAACAGAAGCAACACAGAAAGAGGCCGCAGATCCGACAAAGCAGCTGAACGAACTCGGGAAAGCTGGCTGGGAACTCGCCGGCACCATCGACTACACCGGCGGTGGGACGAAGTATCTCGTTTTCAAACGTCCACAATCGATGGAGTGA
- a CDS encoding MFS transporter: MDERRYFESFYFLYFAALSGFVVYRNAYFADIGMTGVQMGTIGFLLRVAGIAALPLWGVLSDRFGAQKRILFGSVVVSGVLVLAYPQFASAFPLLVFVTVALAAFRAPVRPVANSMLLSAGLPYGSVRAYGSIAFGVAALGIGLVSSQVGSVIVFYCFAAGMAALAVILIRIPVESKPPTESVGLRAASLIRDRNFAALLVAAFLMGAMFPAGGAYLSVYVKSLGASDAITGLSVAAKTLGEAVVFLYAARFTASYRRLLIAGAACHVITFALYASAPAASIVVSMQLLLGVGYAAFMLAAVNLAHELAPESIGSTAQTFLTGFGFATGSGVGELVTGRLLDLVGIQSTYAYIAAVGLVVIAVSGLLDGWLGTDRQISTES, translated from the coding sequence ATGGACGAGCGTCGCTACTTTGAGTCGTTTTATTTTCTGTACTTCGCCGCATTGAGCGGCTTTGTTGTGTATCGAAACGCCTACTTCGCTGACATTGGGATGACCGGAGTCCAGATGGGAACGATTGGGTTTTTGCTCCGGGTGGCCGGTATCGCCGCACTTCCGCTGTGGGGGGTACTGAGCGATCGTTTCGGCGCACAAAAGCGGATCCTGTTTGGGAGCGTCGTCGTTTCGGGCGTGCTGGTGCTCGCTTATCCACAGTTTGCGTCGGCCTTCCCGCTGCTCGTGTTCGTCACGGTCGCGCTCGCTGCGTTCCGTGCACCGGTCCGTCCAGTCGCCAACTCAATGCTGCTCTCGGCGGGGTTACCGTACGGAAGCGTCCGCGCCTACGGCAGTATCGCGTTCGGCGTCGCTGCACTCGGAATCGGTCTCGTCAGTTCGCAAGTTGGATCGGTTATCGTTTTCTACTGTTTTGCTGCCGGCATGGCCGCGCTCGCGGTCATCCTCATTCGAATCCCCGTCGAGAGCAAACCACCGACCGAAAGCGTCGGTCTGCGCGCGGCATCGCTCATCAGAGATCGGAACTTCGCTGCGCTGTTAGTCGCCGCATTCTTGATGGGTGCGATGTTCCCTGCTGGAGGCGCGTATCTCTCGGTATACGTCAAGAGCCTCGGCGCAAGCGATGCGATCACCGGACTCTCGGTCGCCGCGAAGACACTTGGTGAAGCGGTCGTTTTTCTCTATGCTGCTCGCTTTACGGCGTCGTATCGTCGTTTACTGATCGCTGGCGCGGCCTGTCACGTCATCACGTTCGCACTCTACGCCTCAGCACCGGCGGCGAGTATCGTCGTCAGCATGCAACTCCTCCTCGGCGTTGGCTACGCTGCGTTCATGCTCGCGGCGGTGAATCTCGCACACGAACTCGCGCCCGAATCGATCGGTTCGACCGCACAAACGTTTCTTACTGGATTCGGTTTTGCCACCGGATCAGGTGTCGGAGAACTCGTTACTGGCCGGTTACTCGATCTCGTTGGCATCCAATCGACGTACGCTTACATTGCCGCAGTCGGCCTCGTTGTCATCGCTGTGAGCGGTCTACTCGATGGCTGGCTCGGTACTGATCGTCAGATCTCGACAGAGAGCTGA